A region of Haloplanus sp. XH21 DNA encodes the following proteins:
- a CDS encoding DUF4129 domain-containing protein: MRRRTERYLLVAATVSAAVLLVAAASVAGISPLQSTSDATPSGAANVTAVPDDGNRSDPVVRHRDPDTIERSTVALDRTGLELARSLGVRLNVSASELREEDFTTAESQLGSDYQTDVIRLTEIAEATENTSDDEIAAAYREAGTEQRETIRNAEEFQELYTEYQQARASQNETRAREAARRLSAEFEEINASADELREAYGNLERVNESQAELAQRQINQSLDRASRITQTARTSSYTETTLTVTAVRPHGSPTRPFILCGELRSADGEQLANRTVVIGSEAHNTTVQTDRNGQFTLRHRPTVLKQGPQTVQVRYVPNATAGYLGETATTNVSVVQRASTVRLRTTPETVANGTMERALGRVLVDARGVEGVPVALRIGETQVATGRTNASGGFNLTASPPLSVPAGETDATVVVTTTDQAVARSQRTERITVGDIPTTLTLSAERTDSRTMRLTGTLRRESGEPLAGRTVTVSTGDRTLGWFRTDDNGRFAGNLTLVADQPGIDSADVAVTAAFDGASTHLSTARTTAAVTLPSFAPPGVFGYGVPARAWGLLAGAVALLGGAVVLTRRRTASDTAPAADPARAEVDSSAPRSAQSAPPDPLSMLESARAAVADAPRDATRLGYIAVRNELAGDMGLDDHASMTYWEFHAACREQADDRSAERFARFQELTELYEQAAYTDRPLSDERIDELLEYFAAAFDA; the protein is encoded by the coding sequence ATGCGCCGCCGGACTGAACGGTATCTTCTCGTCGCGGCCACCGTCAGTGCGGCGGTCTTACTCGTGGCGGCGGCCTCCGTCGCCGGCATCTCGCCCCTCCAGTCCACTTCCGATGCGACGCCGTCCGGAGCGGCGAACGTCACCGCGGTCCCGGACGACGGCAACCGTTCCGATCCGGTCGTCCGCCACCGCGATCCAGACACCATCGAGCGGTCCACCGTCGCGCTCGATCGGACGGGACTCGAACTCGCACGGTCGCTCGGCGTTCGACTCAACGTCAGCGCGAGCGAACTCCGTGAGGAGGACTTCACGACGGCGGAGAGCCAACTCGGCTCGGACTATCAGACCGACGTGATCCGGCTGACGGAGATCGCGGAGGCCACCGAGAACACCAGCGACGACGAAATCGCCGCGGCCTACCGCGAGGCCGGCACCGAGCAGCGCGAGACGATACGGAACGCCGAGGAGTTCCAGGAGCTGTACACCGAGTACCAGCAGGCCCGCGCCAGTCAGAACGAAACGCGCGCCCGGGAAGCAGCACGGCGACTCTCCGCGGAGTTCGAAGAAATCAACGCGAGCGCCGACGAGCTTCGCGAGGCCTACGGCAACCTCGAACGAGTCAACGAATCGCAGGCCGAGTTGGCACAGCGACAGATCAACCAGAGTCTCGACAGAGCAAGCCGCATCACGCAGACGGCACGCACCTCCTCGTACACCGAAACGACGCTGACGGTGACCGCGGTGCGGCCGCACGGCTCGCCGACCCGTCCCTTCATTCTGTGCGGGGAGTTGCGGAGTGCCGACGGCGAGCAGCTAGCGAATCGGACCGTCGTGATAGGCTCGGAAGCGCACAACACGACCGTCCAGACGGATCGCAACGGGCAGTTCACGCTACGGCATCGACCGACCGTCCTCAAACAGGGACCACAGACGGTACAGGTCCGTTACGTGCCGAACGCGACGGCAGGTTATCTCGGTGAGACGGCCACGACCAACGTCTCGGTCGTCCAGCGGGCGTCGACGGTTCGGCTGCGGACCACGCCCGAAACCGTGGCGAACGGGACGATGGAGCGGGCCTTGGGGCGCGTACTGGTCGATGCGCGGGGTGTCGAGGGCGTACCGGTTGCACTCCGAATCGGTGAGACTCAGGTTGCGACCGGACGGACGAACGCGAGCGGTGGGTTCAACCTCACCGCCAGCCCGCCGCTCTCGGTGCCGGCGGGGGAGACCGACGCGACCGTCGTCGTGACCACGACGGACCAGGCCGTCGCGCGGAGTCAGCGGACGGAGCGCATCACCGTCGGCGACATCCCAACGACGCTCACGCTGTCCGCCGAGCGCACCGACTCGCGGACGATGCGCCTCACGGGAACGCTCCGCCGAGAGTCGGGTGAGCCGCTGGCCGGACGGACGGTGACCGTTTCCACCGGAGATCGGACGCTCGGCTGGTTCCGAACGGACGACAACGGTCGGTTCGCTGGAAACCTCACGCTCGTGGCAGACCAGCCCGGAATCGACAGCGCGGACGTCGCGGTCACGGCGGCGTTCGACGGGGCGTCGACACATCTCTCGACGGCGCGGACGACGGCGGCGGTCACGTTGCCGTCGTTCGCACCACCGGGCGTGTTCGGTTACGGCGTGCCGGCCCGAGCGTGGGGGTTACTCGCCGGTGCGGTGGCCCTTCTCGGCGGGGCCGTCGTTCTCACTCGCCGCCGGACCGCGAGCGACACCGCGCCGGCGGCCGATCCGGCACGCGCCGAGGTGGATTCGTCGGCGCCGCGCTCGGCTCAGTCGGCGCCGCCGGACCCCCTGTCGATGCTCGAGTCGGCACGGGCGGCCGTCGCCGACGCGCCGCGGGACGCTACCCGTCTCGGGTACATCGCCGTGCGAAACGAGCTAGCCGGCGACATGGGGCTCGACGACCACGCGTCGATGACGTACTGGGAGTTCCACGCAGCGTGCCGCGAGCAGGCCGACGACCGCTCAGCGGAGCGGTTCGCGAGATTTCAGGAGCTGACGGAGCTGTACGAACAGGCGGCGTACACCGACCGCCCGCTTTCAGACGAGCGAATCGACGAACTGCTCGAGTATTTCGCAGCGGCGTTCGACGCCTGA